From Methanocella paludicola SANAE, a single genomic window includes:
- a CDS encoding carboxypeptidase-like regulatory domain-containing protein: MSLRIMRISYIVVLLACISCLAIQLASNTGYAKKVPGAYVVGYVLDEEGKPVPGATVTLWQDGELWYSNYQYGNWHNPQLSRIAYSNDYVGGNLREGGFMFGFMYPGNYTLTAEKDGYKVNSTSFYVNESSMSELVSNPVPIPVNVTLKGYHVPTLTPQQQAYTGAIVGEIRTAHGYNTSGVNVSLWQYGHMVDLPDNPQASLGRNYSGRKVDYLFEHLAPGNYTVMAQDFESNESVTVGVGDHPMRADIVLTRSLHQPYGWADVSFSPTVGEFLPSAFPPSNSNKPAPTIPLLMVLFTIGVVAYIIQKNKH, from the coding sequence ATGTCATTGAGGATAATGAGGATTAGCTATATCGTCGTGCTGTTGGCCTGTATATCCTGCCTTGCCATTCAGTTAGCATCAAACACAGGATATGCAAAGAAGGTGCCGGGAGCGTATGTCGTCGGCTACGTGCTAGACGAGGAGGGAAAGCCGGTGCCGGGTGCTACGGTCACGCTGTGGCAGGACGGCGAGCTATGGTATTCGAATTACCAGTATGGTAACTGGCATAACCCCCAGCTATCAAGGATCGCCTATTCTAATGATTATGTAGGCGGCAATCTTAGAGAAGGTGGCTTCATGTTCGGCTTTATGTATCCTGGTAATTATACGTTGACAGCCGAAAAGGATGGATACAAGGTCAACTCCACGAGCTTTTACGTTAATGAAAGTTCGATGAGCGAGCTCGTCAGTAATCCGGTACCTATCCCGGTAAATGTTACGTTGAAAGGGTATCACGTCCCCACGCTCACACCTCAGCAACAGGCCTATACCGGAGCTATTGTGGGAGAAATTCGAACTGCGCATGGCTATAATACATCAGGCGTGAACGTATCGCTCTGGCAGTACGGCCATATGGTGGACCTGCCGGATAATCCTCAGGCCTCGTTAGGGCGAAATTATTCTGGCCGGAAGGTCGATTATCTATTCGAGCACCTGGCTCCTGGAAACTATACCGTTATGGCCCAGGATTTTGAAAGCAATGAATCCGTAACAGTGGGAGTAGGCGATCATCCGATGAGGGCGGATATAGTCCTGACGCGTTCGCTTCATCAGCCATACGGTTGGGCTGATGTTAGTTTTTCACCCACAGTGGGTGAGTTTTTGCCGTCAGCTTTCCCGCCTTCGAACAGCAATAAGCCAGCTCCCACAATACCCTTGCTTATGGTGCTTTTTACGATCGGGGTTGTGGCATATATTATACAAAAGAATAAGCATTAA